gatgaacaaccagctgaaagaaaaataaacgattttttaaaaacgaGCAACGTGTGACAGATAAACGATTTGCAAACATTTtgaatcgctcgtaggtgtcacacgggacgacgtcgcaaacgatgccggatgtgcgtcacaaaacccgtgaccCCGACGTTGCATCgagcgatagatcgtctcgtgtaacgcccgCATAAGCCCGGCCTCGCACTTCCATTCTTGCTAGATAATTTAGCTCTCAGCCTTAATTCTAGCCTCATACCTGCTGCTCCTCTATATTGTACTGCGGTTCCCGTGTACCGTCCTCTGGCTTCCCACTGACTGCGCTTCCTGCCGTTCCCGTCCTCTGGCTTCCCACTGACTGCGCTTCCTGCCGTTCCCGTGTACCGTCCTCTGGCTTCCCACTGACTGCGCTTCCTGCCGTTCCCGTGTACCGTCCTCTGGCTTCCCACTGACTGCGCTTCCTGCCGTTCCCGTCCTCTGGCTTCCCACTGACTGCGCTTCCTGCCGTTCTCGTGTACCGTCCTCTGGCTTCCCACTGACTGCGCTTCCTGCCGTTCCCGTGTACCGTCCTCTGGCTTCCCACTGACTGCGCTTCCTGCCGTTCCCGTGTACCGTCCTCTGGCTTCCCACTGACTGCGCTTCCTGCCGTTCCCGTGTACCGTCCTCTGGCTTCCCACTGACTGCGCTTCCTGCTGTTCCCGTGTACCGTCTCCTCTGGCTTCTCACTGACTGCGCTTTCCGCCGTTCCTGTGTACCGTCCACTGGCTTCCCACTGACTGCGCTTCCTTCTGTTCCCGTGTACCGTCCACTGGCTTCCCACTGACTGCGCTTCCCGCTGGTCCCGTGTACCGTCTCCTCTGGCTTCTCACTGACTGTGCTTCCTGCCGTTCCCGTGTACAGTCTCCTCTGGCTTCTCACTGACTGCGCTTTCTGCCGTTCCCGTGTACCGTCCTCTGGCTTCCCACTGACTGCGCTTCCTGCTGTTCCCGTGTACCGTCTCCTCTGGCTTCTCACTGACTGCGCTTCCTGCTGTTCTTGTGGAGAGTGGGCTTTTAGCTTAAGGAAGCATACAGcttatgcaatgctcctctgggaatttcaaTATACAAATTTTCCTTTAGGACCTATGAAGGCTTCTCACCAagtcaggcctccgacacacatccgtgaaaaacacgcacgtgtgttacgtaccATTTTTCTGGTccgtttttaagtccgtttttatggtatgtgtggcatccgtgtgaaatgCGTGTTGaatatccgtgtgtgcgtgagatacgtaagtgacatgtccatgTGTTGCCcgcgtgaaatgttccgtgtgtgatgcacaatgtcattgatacatacccgctgacagcagacagcgacgagaatgaactcgggttaacttcatcagacttcattgtcataccacggctctgtctgtgtcgcgtactgatgagcggtcacctgtgaaggactcaacggtgaccgctaatcacctgagtcactgaagtgagcagcgcgattagcgctgccgttgtgctgttcctatttgttttagttaaaactgttatttaatgtttttcatgcttgtctctgctgccatctactgggcaGACCTTTCAGCTCCTCTTTCTTTTTGTCCAGCTCATGtgagtgtctgctgctcctcttacatcacttcctggcatgttcagttcacagccagagattgagaatcacatcccttatttgagctgctagaagcaaagtcgtctgaccttagtgactccaaaaacaagcatcacaagagaaccacaatgtcaggtacttggaccgctgtactcccgcatgtccttaacctttggagaaaataaatcaccattgtttcatctcagcatgtgcatgtttaattcTGGAGCGCccaggtcatgtctgcctcacctataggaaaaactaaggtaagattctcacgccattccataactacgcgccttcaatcgcctttaagtggggacagaacagccgtcactcaggttacccgcggctagctggatcctccacccgtgaccgcaactcacctgtgacttcatcactgtcacttgggcaacttgctgtcacagttggagaatCGGATATATCAGCAAGGTAATGATAATAAAATATAACTTAATTATTCCATTAAAAACAGGGGAAATGTAAGACAAACAACATATAAAATCTTGTATTAAGCCAAAACTGAGGGTATTTTTCAGAAACCATAAGATCAATCTGACCTGTaccagtaaaggcaaaagggcccacTGAAACATGAAGCAATAAATGGGCTCATGAAAGGGTGCCAATGATAGCCTCAATCAATATAATAGAAATGGATGGATCTCACCGGTATAGCTTGATACTCTTTTTTTCAGGTGAAAACAGGATCTCAGAGGGGGAGCCACTTATATATGGCTACCAAGTAACTGGCATCCACCTCTATACAAGAGGTGTTACTTCTCATTTATATCCAgcaaagctcccctgatgagtgccTTATGATGAAACGCGTAGGGAGACTGGATCATTGGAGGGGTTACTTGGTAGCCATATATAAGTGGCTCCCCCTCTGAGATTATTGTTTCATGTTTCAGTCCTTTTGCCTTTACTGGCACAGGTCAGATTGATCTTATGGTTTCTGACAAATACCTTCAGTTTTGGCTTAATACAAGATTTTATATGTTGTTTGTCTTACATTTCCCCTGTTTTTAATGgaataattaaaagttatattttatcattACCTTGCTGATATATCCATTCCCTGATTTGGGCAATTGCTCCTgaacacagttggaggatccagcggtggccgcgagtaacctgagtgatgtcatcgcggatcgcgcttctcacctcagttgccgtgtggagctgacaggagcggcggtgttcttctgcagctcttgtcatgtagcagagctggaagcaacgtgggacctccgtggattacaccggacatggatggctttttcgggcttaataaagtggtgaacgagggtatttgttagtgtttattattccaaataaaggattttttcgggtgtatgtgtttctttactgttacttacagattaatcatggaaggtatctcgggagacgcctgacatgattaacctaggacttagtggcagctatgggcttctgccattaactccttattaccccgattgccaacgcactagggcaaatcgggaagagccgggtagagtcccagaactgtcacatctaatggatgcggttattttgggcggctgctggctgatattgttaggctggggggctccccataacgtggggctccccatccggagaataccagccttcagccgtttgactttaccctggctagtatcaaaatgaggggaaccgcacgtcgtttttttttttaaattatttattttactgctcaatATTGacacacccaccggcagctgtgattggttgcagtgagacagctgtcactcagcgtgggggcgtgtctcactgcaaccaatcataggcgccggtgggcagggaaagcaaggaatatgagtgattaatgagcggccatctttttcaaaatagtaaaagcagccagaggtttttttttttaacaggcgtgcagcgccgcgccggtgatcagggatcggtgagtatgagagaggggggagactgaccaacagacagagagggacagacaagacagagagaccgaccgacggactgagggagattgactgacatacacagaaaaagaatgaccgacatcgctagaaaaaaaatcactaaacgtacacggagcatacagagatgcatccgtgtcacgtacgtgtgctcacggacccatagacttccattgggtccgtgtgtgcgtgttccgtgcagaaaacggacatgcttctgtgcaaaacgtttacacatacgtatcacggaccgtatggaataacgcacgtgtgacctcaaacatagcataacattggtgcacgtttgtccgtgtctccggtatatacggaaacggaacaaacacgcacgtgtttcacagacgtgtgaagggggcctcaatcAGAGCTTCTGCTTTGcagtgaggggcaaataccctgaaatatGGCTGTGCAAAGCTCGTTATTGACCTTTAGGATTGCTACTGAAACAGGTCACACCGGAGTCCTCCTTGTCCTCTATGAAGAGGTTATTTGCATCTAATTTATTAATTGAAATGaaactccccctggtggtggcacaTACTACTGCCAGCGCCACCTTGTGATATATATTGTGTGGCCTAGTGGTACATACTTATTCTGGTGTTGGACCTGGCGCCCCCTTGTGGTACTCATTACTTGTAGCATCCCTGTGTTTGTGTTCCATGCTTATTGTAGTGCCCCCTGTAGTGCCCCCCACACGATTTTGGCTATTTTATCTGGTTCTCCCGGGGGTACATAGTATTTCTGGATGCCCAGTGTCTTACAGATTCTTAGCTTCACCAGTGTTATACGCATTTTGTTGCCCCCCCCCAATGGTACAGATTAGGTTTAACATCTCCAGGTGCTGGGTTGCTGACGTTACAAGTCTCTGAGAATGTGCGACCCTTCCAGTTATTGGGCACCTGTGACCCTTCCAGTTATTGGGCACCTGTGACCCTTCCAGTTATCGGGCACGTGCGACCCTTCCAGTTATCGGGCACGTGCGACCCTTCCAGTTATCGGGCACGTGCGACCCTTCCAGTCATTGGGCACGTGCGACCCTTCCAGTTATTGGGCACCTGTGACCCTTCCAGTTATTGGGCACGTGCGACCCTTCCAGTTATTGGGCACCTGTGACCCTTCCAGTTATTGGGCACGTGCGACCCTTCGCATTGGCAAAGGTGGATGTTCGTAGAGGGAATAGTCGCCGATGCTGGAGCTGTGAAAACCCCTCTAAAAGCCCCTCGTCTGAAGCATCTGCCCCAAAGCTGTCACATTCCCCTTCCCCAATGTGTGGGCGAGTTCAAGACTCAGTGTAAGGACAGGAATCCAGAGGAGAAGACATTTAATAAAATACATCCATGATCTCACAAAAAGCAGAAAATCAGGTTACAACAAATCATCATCATCCCGGTACGGCGCTATTCACACCCGCATCATCATCCCGGTACGGCGCTATTCACACCCGCATCATCATCCCGGTACGGCGCTATTCACACCCGCATCATCATCCCGGTACGGCGCTATTCACACCCGCATCATCATCCCGGTACGGCGCTATTCACACCCGCATCATCATCCCGGTACGGCGCTATTCACACCCGCATCATCATCCCGGTACGGCGCTATTCACACCCGCATCATCATCTCGGTACGGCGCTATTCACACCCGCATCATCATCCCGGTACGGCGCTATTCACACCCGCATCATCATCTCGGTACGGCGCTATTCACACCCGCATCATCATCCCGGTACGGCGCTATTCACACCCGCATCATCATCTCAGTACGGCGCTATTCACACCCGCATCATCATTCCAGTACGGCGCTATTCACACCCGCATCATCATCTCGGTACGGCGCTATTCACACCCACATCATCATCCCAGTACGGCGCTATTCACACCTGCATCATCATCCCGGTACAGCACTATTCACACCCGCATTAGCATCCTGGTACGGCGCTATTGACACCCACATCATCATCCCGGTGCAGCGCTATTCACACCCGCATCATCATCCCGGTACGGCGCTATTCACACCCGCATTAGCATCCCGGTACGGCGCTATTGACACCCACATCATCATCCCGGTACGGCGCTACTCACACCCGCATTATCATCATGGCATGGAACTATTCACACTCTCATTATGATCCTTGTACGTAGCTATTCACACCCGCATCATCATCCCGGTACGGGGCTATTCACACCCGCATTATCCTCCCGGTACGGGGCTATTCACACCCACATCATCATCACGGTACGGTGCTATTCACACCCGCATCATCATCACGGTACGGTGCTATACACACCCGCATCATCATCCCGGTACGGTGCTATTCACACCCGCATCATCATCCCGGTACGGCGCTATTCACACCCGCATCATCATCACGGTACGGTGCTATTCACACCCGCATCATCATCACGGTACGCTGCTATACACACCCGCATCATCATCCCGGTACGGTGCTATTCACACCCGCATCATCATCACGGTACGGTGCTATTCACACCCGCATCATCATCCCGGTACGGCGCTATTCACACCCGCATCATCATCACGGTACGCTGCTATACACACCCGCATCATCATCCCGGTACGGTGCTATTCACACCCGCATCATCATCACGGTACGGTGCTATTCACACCCGCATTATCATCACGGTACGGTGCTATTCACACCCGCATCATCATCCCGATACGGCGCTATTCACACCCGCATCATCATCATGGCATGGCGCTATTCACATCCGCATCATCATCCCAGTACGGCGCTATTCACACCAGCATTATCGTCATGGCATGGCGCTATTCACATCCGCCTCATCATCCCGGTACGGCGCTATTCACACCCGCATTGGATGAATCACCTTTATTTTTTCTGTTTGTGGAAAAATGGATATATGAGCAAATCCTAAATACAGGATAACTTTGAAGCCACAGTCAGGACAGATCCGTACCCAGAGCCGAGCCACTGTCAGGACACCGTACACACGATGACTATCAGTGGTCAGGACGGCACCATAGACATGACGATGATCAGTGGATGGcaccacccacacacagacacatcatgaACATCTACAGCCAGGATGGCGCCACTCATATGATGATGACCCGCAGTGCCATACACACAACGAGGACGTGGAGTCAGGACAGCGCCGTACACACGACAATGACGTGGAGTCAGGACAGCGCCGTACACACGACAATGACGTGGAGTCAGGACAGCGCCGTACACACGACAATGACGTGGAGTCAGGACAGCGCCGTACACACGACAATGACGTGGAGTCAGGACAGCGCCGTACACACGACAATGACGTGGAGTCAGGACAGCACCGTACACACGACAATGACGTGGACCGTACAGATGACGTGGAGTCAAGACAGCGCCGTACAGATGACAAGGACGTGGAGTCAGGACGGCGCCGTACAGATGACGATGACGTGGAGTCAGGACAGCGCCCATCACTGTAATGACAATCTTTGTCCCAGTCTTCTTTCAGGATGGTGCTGCACTCACCGCTCTCCATAAAATGTAAATAGAAAATCTTAAAATTCCTTTGTCCAAGTCCAATAAATAACCTATAATCATCCTATTATTCTGACAGTGACGCAGCCGCTCCCCTTGGTCCCTTTTATCCTGGAGTAAACATGGTGGATAACATTTCCTCAGAAGAGTCAGTAAACAAAAGCACATTGGACCCTCCTGAGACTCTCCCGAGAGGCAGCGTCTCCTCTGCCGGAGGGACGTAGGTCGCAGCCACGGAGGGGGTCACCAAATATAAGGTGTAAGGCACACAGCTGAGGTAGAAGTGCTGGTCGGGGTGGAGATACATCGGACACCTCGCAGGACCGGGGCGAGACGCCCATCCAGGACCGGGGCGAGACGCCCATCCAGGACCGGGGCGAGACGCCCATCCAGGACCGGGGCGAGACGCCCATCCAGGACCGGGGCGAGACGCCCATCCAGGACCGGGGCGAGACGCCCATCCAGGACCGGGGCGAGACGCCCATCCAGGACCGGGGCGAGACGCCCATCCAGGACCGGGGCGAGACGCCCATCCAGGACCGGGGCGAGACGCTCATAGGACTTCCATGTCTGTCACCTGGAGACTCGGTCACAGCACATAGTCCATAAATGGCGCAGCCGTCCCCAGACACAGCATCGCCAATCAGATGACGGCACTGAGCAGCATATCCGATTACACAAAGGTCTATTGCACATGCTCCATATATTCAAGAGGGGGCCCAGGAGGTGAGTGACCCCCAGGCTCAAGGTATCACATCAGCAATGAGCGTGCATCTCTGCACCAGCGGAGGATAGAGGGGAAGGGGCCAGGTTTCTCACATCAGATCATCCCCTCCCCCATCACTTTTTGGCATTGCAGGGAGGGGTCTGTGTTCTCTCAGTTCTGAAACCCTTTCAGTGTGACTGGAGCCTGAAACCAGATGTAGTCGTCGCTGTGGTCCGGGGCACCGTCAGCTCCGCAGCTGGACAGTTTGATGGTCAGCGTGTGGCCCCTGGTGGGAACCTTATAGTTGAGTTTGGGTCTAAACCAGTCTGTGGCACAGTCTCGATGTCCTTGtaccatcagcaccaggctcatgaGCCCAGAAGAGCGCAGGTCACTGAACGGGTCAGCCACAAAGAGCGCGCGGAAGAGCTGGCGGAGACAGGGCCGTGGACACAGGCTCTGCTCACCGTTGCCCACGAGGATGCCCTCCATGTCTATCACATACAGCTCCTTAGGGCTGACCGGAGATCCTCCCAGCAGCAGCAAAACTCGGGGCACAGGTGTCAGCGTGAAGAAGACGTCCAGCTGAGATATTAACTCCTCCAAGTCAGCGAGAGCACGCTGGCAATGGCGGGAATCAGAGGCCTCCTTTATAGGCCTTCTCACAACCTCCTCACCATCCTGGAAACAGAGAAAGAGAAACCATGAGGACTCGGGCCGGGCCGGGGGCAGAGGAAGGCGCCGGCCGGGCCGGGGGCAGAGGAAGGCGCCGGCCGGGCCGGGGGCAGAGGAAGGCGCCGGCCGGGCCGGGGGCAGAGGAAGGCGCCGGCCGGGCCGGGGGCAGAGGAAGGCGCCGGCCGGGCCGGGGGCAGAGGAAGGCGCCGGCCGGGCCGGGGGCAGAGGAAGGCGCCGGCCGGGCCGGGGGCAGAGGAAGGCGCCGGCCGGGCCGGGGGCAGAGGAAGGCGCCGGCCGGGCCGGGGGCAGAGGAAGGCGCCGGCCGGGCCGGGGGCAGAGGATGGCGCCGGCCGGGCCGGGGGCAGAGGATGGCGCCGGCCGGGCCGGGGGCAGAGGATGGCGCCGGCCGGGCCGGGGGCAGAGGATGGCGCCGGCCGGGCCGGGGGCAGAGGATGGCGCCGGCCGGGCCGGGGGCAGAGGATGGCGCCGGCCGGGCCGGGGGCAGAGGATGGCGCCGGCCGGGCCGGGGGCAGAGGATGGCGCCGGCCGGGCCGGGGGCAGAGGATGGCGCCGGCCGGGCCGGGGGCAGAGGATGGCGCCGGCCGGGCCGGGGGCAGAGGATGGCGCCGGCCGGGCCGGGGGCAGAGGATGGCGCCGGCCGGGCCGGGGGCAGAGGATGGCGCCGGCCGGGCCGGGGGCAGAGGATGGCGCCGGCCGGGGGCAGAGGATGGCGCCGGCCGGGGGCAGAGGATGGCGCCGGCCGGGGGCAGAGGATGGCGCCGGCCGGGGGCAGAGGATGGCGCCGGCCGGGGGCAGAGGATGGCGCCGGCCGGGGGCAGAGGATGGCGCCGGCCGGGCCGGGGGCAGAGGATGGCGCCGGCCGGGCCGGGGGCAGAGGATGGCGCCGGCCGGGCCGGGGGCAGAGGATGGCGCC
This genomic interval from Anomaloglossus baeobatrachus isolate aAnoBae1 unplaced genomic scaffold, aAnoBae1.hap1 Scaffold_2692, whole genome shotgun sequence contains the following:
- the MAD2L1BP gene encoding MAD2L1-binding protein isoform X1, with amino-acid sequence MTKAQAAERAWKMEKPDPQPLSCRPRGSRPTRRSSRDDPDVCVVFPGLVTRESCCRFTCELLKHILHQRHQLPLPYEQLLHFCTGQQDGEEVVRRPIKEASDSRHCQRALADLEELISQLDVFFTLTPVPRVLLLLGGSPVSPKELYVIDMEGILVGNGEQSLCPRPCLRQLFRALFVADPFSDLRSSGLMSLVLMVQGHRDCATDWFRPKLNYKVPTRGHTLTIKLSSCGADGAPDHSDDYIWFQAPVTLKGFQN
- the MAD2L1BP gene encoding MAD2L1-binding protein isoform X2 yields the protein MEKPDPQPLSCRPRGSRPTRRSSRDDPDVCVVFPGLVTRESCCRFTCELLKHILHQRHQLPLPYEQLLHFCTGQQDGEEVVRRPIKEASDSRHCQRALADLEELISQLDVFFTLTPVPRVLLLLGGSPVSPKELYVIDMEGILVGNGEQSLCPRPCLRQLFRALFVADPFSDLRSSGLMSLVLMVQGHRDCATDWFRPKLNYKVPTRGHTLTIKLSSCGADGAPDHSDDYIWFQAPVTLKGFQN